A genome region from Struthio camelus isolate bStrCam1 chromosome 26, bStrCam1.hap1, whole genome shotgun sequence includes the following:
- the ABHD8 gene encoding protein ABHD8 isoform X1: protein MSRGMVPARRVGPEVLQPKVGSTMLTSIADGLLCCLLGKTANAVGPLDSLESSDGYSFMEVKPGRILRVRHSAPARPAEEAPAEAPERGTVHCKRKITVYRSGQLVIENLGDAVRSEILHCHSSSGEPSSTLELELPDPAGPAGVPGPAGPREAAAGPGKRRKRKPKKVVNVDCKKQITSCKGTHSDVVLFFIHGVGGSLDIWKEQLDFFTKLGYEVVAPDLAGHGCSSAPQIAAAYTFYALAEDMRAIFKRFAKKRNILIGHSYGVSFCTFLAHEYPDLVHKVIMINGGGPTALEPSLCSIFNMPTCVLHCLSPCLAWSFLKAGFARQGAKEKQLLKEGNAFNVSSFVLRAMMSGQYWPEGDEVYHAELAVPVLLVHGMHDKFVPVEEDQRMAEILLIAFLKVIDEGSHMVMMECPETVNTLLHEFVLWEPETPAADGQGEKK from the exons ATGAG CCGTGGCATGGTGCCAGCGCGTCGCGTAGGACCCGAGGTGCTGCAACCCAAAGTAG GGAGCACAATGCTGACCAGCATCGCCGACGggctgctgtgctgcctgctggGCAAGACGGCCAACGCCGTGGGGCCGCTCGACAGCCTTGAGTCCAGCGACGGCTACAGCTTCATGGAGGTGAAGCCGGGCAGGATCCTGCGGGTCAGGCACAGCGCGCCGGCTCGGCCGGCCGAGGAGGCGCCCGCGGAGGCGCCCGAGCGGGGCACGGTGCACTGCAAGCGCAAGATCACCGTCTATCGCAGCGGGCAGCTGGTGATCGAGAACCTGGGCGACGCCGTGCGCTCCGAGATCCTGCACTGCCACAGCAGCTCCggggagcccagcagcaccctggagctggagctccccgacccggccggccccgccggtgTCCCGGGCCCCGCCGGTCCCCgggaggcggccgccggccccggcaagCGCCGCAAGCGCAAGCCCAAGAAAGTCGTCAACGTCGACTGCAAGAAGCAGATCACGAGCTGCAAAGGGACACACAGCGACGTGGTCCTGTTCTTCATCCACGGCGTGGGCGGCTCCCTCGACATCTGGAAGGAGCAGCTGGACTTCTTTACCAAGCTGGGCTACGAGGTGGTGGCTCCGGACCTGGCCGGCCATGGCTGCAGCTCGGCCCCGCAGATCGCCGCCGCGTACACCTTCTACGCGCTGGCGGAGGACATGAGGGCCATCTTCAAGCGCTTTGCCAAGAAGAGGAACATCCTGATAGGCCACTCGTACGG GGTTTCCTTCTGCACCTTCCTCGCCCACGAGTACCCGGACCTGGTGCATAAGGTGATCATGATCAACGGAGGGGGCCCCACGGCGCTGGAGCCCAGCCTCTGCTCCATCTTCAACATGCCGACCTGCGTGCTCCACTGCCTGTCGCCCTGCCTGGCCTGGAGCTTCCTCAA GGCCGGCTTCGCGCGCCAGGgtgccaaagagaagcagctgctgaaggaAGGCAACGCCTTCAACGTGTCCTCCTTCGTGCTGCGCGCCATGATGAGCGGGCAGTACTGGCCGGAGGGCGACGAGGTCTaccacgccgagctcgccgtgcccgtGCTCCTGGTGCACGGCATGCACGACAAGTTCGTCCCGGTGGAGGAGGACCAGCGAATGGCCGAG ATCCTGCTGATCGCTTTCCTGAAGGTGATCGACGAGGGCAGCCACATGGTGATGATGGAGTGTCCCGAGACGGTGAACACGCTGCTCCACGAGTTCGTCCTGTGGGAGCCCGAGACGCCAGCTGCGGACgggcaaggagagaagaaataa
- the ABHD8 gene encoding protein ABHD8 isoform X2: protein MLTSIADGLLCCLLGKTANAVGPLDSLESSDGYSFMEVKPGRILRVRHSAPARPAEEAPAEAPERGTVHCKRKITVYRSGQLVIENLGDAVRSEILHCHSSSGEPSSTLELELPDPAGPAGVPGPAGPREAAAGPGKRRKRKPKKVVNVDCKKQITSCKGTHSDVVLFFIHGVGGSLDIWKEQLDFFTKLGYEVVAPDLAGHGCSSAPQIAAAYTFYALAEDMRAIFKRFAKKRNILIGHSYGVSFCTFLAHEYPDLVHKVIMINGGGPTALEPSLCSIFNMPTCVLHCLSPCLAWSFLKAGFARQGAKEKQLLKEGNAFNVSSFVLRAMMSGQYWPEGDEVYHAELAVPVLLVHGMHDKFVPVEEDQRMAEILLIAFLKVIDEGSHMVMMECPETVNTLLHEFVLWEPETPAADGQGEKK, encoded by the exons ATGCTGACCAGCATCGCCGACGggctgctgtgctgcctgctggGCAAGACGGCCAACGCCGTGGGGCCGCTCGACAGCCTTGAGTCCAGCGACGGCTACAGCTTCATGGAGGTGAAGCCGGGCAGGATCCTGCGGGTCAGGCACAGCGCGCCGGCTCGGCCGGCCGAGGAGGCGCCCGCGGAGGCGCCCGAGCGGGGCACGGTGCACTGCAAGCGCAAGATCACCGTCTATCGCAGCGGGCAGCTGGTGATCGAGAACCTGGGCGACGCCGTGCGCTCCGAGATCCTGCACTGCCACAGCAGCTCCggggagcccagcagcaccctggagctggagctccccgacccggccggccccgccggtgTCCCGGGCCCCGCCGGTCCCCgggaggcggccgccggccccggcaagCGCCGCAAGCGCAAGCCCAAGAAAGTCGTCAACGTCGACTGCAAGAAGCAGATCACGAGCTGCAAAGGGACACACAGCGACGTGGTCCTGTTCTTCATCCACGGCGTGGGCGGCTCCCTCGACATCTGGAAGGAGCAGCTGGACTTCTTTACCAAGCTGGGCTACGAGGTGGTGGCTCCGGACCTGGCCGGCCATGGCTGCAGCTCGGCCCCGCAGATCGCCGCCGCGTACACCTTCTACGCGCTGGCGGAGGACATGAGGGCCATCTTCAAGCGCTTTGCCAAGAAGAGGAACATCCTGATAGGCCACTCGTACGG GGTTTCCTTCTGCACCTTCCTCGCCCACGAGTACCCGGACCTGGTGCATAAGGTGATCATGATCAACGGAGGGGGCCCCACGGCGCTGGAGCCCAGCCTCTGCTCCATCTTCAACATGCCGACCTGCGTGCTCCACTGCCTGTCGCCCTGCCTGGCCTGGAGCTTCCTCAA GGCCGGCTTCGCGCGCCAGGgtgccaaagagaagcagctgctgaaggaAGGCAACGCCTTCAACGTGTCCTCCTTCGTGCTGCGCGCCATGATGAGCGGGCAGTACTGGCCGGAGGGCGACGAGGTCTaccacgccgagctcgccgtgcccgtGCTCCTGGTGCACGGCATGCACGACAAGTTCGTCCCGGTGGAGGAGGACCAGCGAATGGCCGAG ATCCTGCTGATCGCTTTCCTGAAGGTGATCGACGAGGGCAGCCACATGGTGATGATGGAGTGTCCCGAGACGGTGAACACGCTGCTCCACGAGTTCGTCCTGTGGGAGCCCGAGACGCCAGCTGCGGACgggcaaggagagaagaaataa